In the Rhinoderma darwinii isolate aRhiDar2 chromosome 13, aRhiDar2.hap1, whole genome shotgun sequence genome, one interval contains:
- the PDYN gene encoding proenkephalin-B, with translation MGLLVLIVLLSLSAPHATCADCVSQCFSCALQIQDANTHFNPLVCSLQCEGSLTSVTEWEQCQKILSPEESVPPSSDLQEAPVKRYGGFMGRVGKREFNNSPKRESGIYSGVLREIPDSEQETELNDESEEQNQAWNVRSERKRYGGFMRKYPKRSLEDLQGAELDKRTILDPVEEEETDLGMEGLQKRYGGFMSKSHKRSLEDLQGAELDKRTILDRVEEVERELGMEGLQKRYGGFMLRTRPRVKSNNQKRYGGFLRRHYKVTTRS, from the exons ATGGGTTTGCTGGTTTTGATAGTTCTGCTGAGTCTCTCCGCTCCACATGCAACTTGTGCAGACTGCGTGTCCCAGTGCTTCTCCTGCGCCCTACAGATCCAAGATGCCAACACCCACTTCAACCCTCTG GTTTGTTCTTTGCAATGTGAGGGATCCCTAACCTCTGTGACAGAGTGGGAACAATGTCAGAAGATCCTGTCTCCTGAAGAGAGCGTGCCCCCATCCTCGGACCTCCAGGAAGCGCCAGTCAAGCGTTATGGAGGATTTATGGGAAGAGTGGGTAAGAGGGAATTTAACAACTCCCCCAAGCGAGAGAGCGGCATCTACAGCGGTGTCCTCCGTGAGATACCCGACTCCGAGCAGGAAACGGAGCTTAATGACGAATCGGAGGAACAGAACCAGGCATGGAACGTGAGAAGTGAGAGGAAGCGGTATGGAGGTTTCATGCGCAAATACCCCAAAAGGAGCCTGGAAGATCTACAGGGGGCGGAGTTAGACAAGAGAACGATACTGGACccggtggaggaggaggagacagacCTGGGCATGGAAGGTCTTCAGAAGCGCTACGGGGGGTTTATGAGCAAATCCCACAAAAGGAGCCTGGAAGATCTACAGGGGGCGGAGTTAGACAAGAGGACGATACTGGACCGGGTGGAGGAGGTGGAGAGAGAACTGGGCATGGAAGGTCTTCAGAAGCGCTACGGGGGATTTATGCTCAGGACCCGGCCTAGAGTTAAGTCGAACAATCAGAAAAGATATGGGGGATTCCTCCGGCGTCATTACAAGGTCACTACAAGGTCATAA